Genomic segment of Alcanivorax borkumensis SK2:
ACGAAGCGCAAGATATCCGGAACCTGGCTATCCAACACACCTCGCGGCTCAATCCCGGAGACACCGCTGGTGTCAGCGCCCACGGAGAACTCACCGCCGAGGACTACCGAAAAGTACTAGCACCGGCCATCGAAGGCGCTCTGAGCCAGCACGACAAAATTAACCTGCTCTACGAAATCGGGCCCACCTTTGACAGTTTCTCAGCCGGAGCCATGTTGCAGGATGCCTTGGTCGGCCTTCGTCACCCGCTCAGTTGGCACCGCATCGCCG
This window contains:
- a CDS encoding STAS/SEC14 domain-containing protein, whose amino-acid sequence is MEGALSQHDKINLLYEIGPTFDSFSAGAMLQDALVGLRHPLSWHRIAVVTSHDWISNVAQQASALIPGEVKAFK